From a region of the Solanum stenotomum isolate F172 chromosome 2, ASM1918654v1, whole genome shotgun sequence genome:
- the LOC125856515 gene encoding uncharacterized protein LOC125856515 codes for MESALLSASRFTTALHKAEREVVGGPVAVRKLQSSFYGKEINSHALFTRNFKKINLTVTSVMRKKLIKKETVVPDPDYRIPIVLLGLSGGLFYVENLPAAVPIGLLGLLLLFQTTRVRFVFDDEALEVKVGEQLEESGENVFVGGKNRWKYSSFVNWELWWPNFPILVYFKEKQTKPEGQIHFFPVIFNGKQLYDAMVVRCGPSKTSGPK; via the exons ATGGAGAGCGCTCTTCTCTCTGCTTCCCGCTTCACTACTGCTTTGCACA AAGCAGAAAGAGAAGTAGTAGGTGGGCCTGTGGCTGTGAGGAAATTACAGAGCTCATTCTATGGCAAAGAGATTAATAGTCATGCTCTTTTCACTAGaaacttcaaaaaaatcaaTCTCACTGTCACCTCAGTG ATGCGGAAGAAACTGATAAAGAAGGAGACTGTTGTTCCTGACCCAGATTACCGAATTCCTATTGTCCTTCTAG GGTTATCTGGTGGTTTATTTTATGTGGAAAATCTACCAGCAGCAGTTCCTATTGGTCTTCTTGGATTACTCCTGTTATTCCAG ACAACAAGAGTGAGATTTGTCTTTGATGATGAGGCTCTG GAGGTGAAAGTTGGGGAGCAACTCGAGGAGTCAGGTGAAAATGTTTTCGTGGGTGGAAAGAACCGCTGGAA ATATTCTTCATTTGTGAACTGGGAGCTATGGTGGCCAAACTTTCCGATTTTGGTTTACTTTAAAGAGAAACAGACAAAACCCGAGGGACAAATACACTTTTTCCCAGTGATTTTT aaCGGGAAGCAACTGTATGATGCTATGGTGGTGAGATGTGGTCCTTCAAAAACTAGCGGACCAAAGTAG
- the LOC125854211 gene encoding protein SPA, chloroplastic encodes MLTAPSLSRFKSPFISSPLKLPPLSSSFFIQKFHQTHRRRNSYPCIRAVDLDQNTVIAITVGVLSVAIGVGIPVFYETQIDNAAKRENTQPCFPCTGTGAQKCRFCMGTGSVTVELGGGETEVSRCINCDGAGGLTCTTCQGSGIQPRYLDRREFKDDD; translated from the exons ATGTTAACAGCACCTTCACTTTCCCGCTTTAAGTCTCCATTTATCAGCTCACCTCTTAAGCttcctcctctttcttcttcttttttcattcagaaatttcatcaaacacaTCGTAGGCGAAATTCTTACCCATGTATTAGAGCTGTGGATCTTGATCAAAATACg GTGATAGCAATTACAGTTGGGGTGCTCAGCGTAGCTATTGGAGTTGGAATTCCAGTTTTTTATGAGACCCAAATTGATAatgct GCAAAAAGAGAGAATACGCAGCCCTGCTTCCCCTGCACTGGCACTGGTGCTC AGAAATGCAGATTTTGCATGGGTACTGGCAGTGTGACGGTGGAGCTTGGAGGGGGTGAGACAGAAGTCTCTCGGTGCATCAATTGTGATGGTGCTGGTGGTTTGACTTGCACAACATGTCAAGGAAGTGGCATTCAACCTCGGTACCTTGATCGCAG GGAATTCAAGGACGACGATTAG
- the LOC125854209 gene encoding probable diphthine methyl ester synthase has protein sequence MLYIIGLGLGDDKDITLKGLEAVKKCSKVYMEAYTSLLSFGLSPNGLSNLENLYGRSITLADREMVEEKADEILNEAKSSDVAFLVVGDPFGATTHTDIVVRAKKLGVDVKVIHNASVMNAVGVCGLQLYHYGETVSIPFFTETWRPDSFYEKIRENRKLGLHTLCLLDIRVKEPTIESLCRGKKQYEPPRFMTVNTAIEQLLEVEEARGESVYGENTICVGFARLGSEDQKVVAGSMKQLLTVDFGPPLHCLVIVGKTHPVEEEMLEFYGL, from the exons ATGCTGTATATAATAGGTCTTGGATTGGGGGATGATAAAGATATAACTTTGAAAGGTCTTGAAGCAGTAAAAAAATGCAGCAAAGTATACATGGAAGCTTACACTTCACTTCTCTCTTTTGGGCTTTCTCCAAATGGCCTTTCCAATCTG GAAAATCTTTATGGAAGATCAATTACACTTGCTGATAGGGAAATGGTAGAGGAGAAAGCTGATGAGATCCTTAATGAAGCTAAATCTTCTGACGTGGCTTTTCTAGTTGTTGGTGATCCTTTTGg AGCCACAACCCACACTGATATTGTTGTCCGTGCTAAGAAGTTGGGTGTGGATGTTAAGGTGATACACAATGCATCTGTGATGAATGCTGTTGGAGTGTGTGGCTTACAGCTCTACCATTATGGAGAGACAGTTTCCATACCGTTCTTCACTGAAACCTGGAGGCCGGATAGTTTCTATGAGAAGATTAGAGAAAACCGAAAGCTTGGACTACACACACTCTGCTTGTTAG ATATACGAGTGAAAGAACCCACCATTGAGTCTCTTTGCAG AGGAAAGAAGCAGTATGAACCACCCAGGTTTATGACAGTTAACACAGCAATCGAGCAGCTCTTAGAGGTTGAAGAAGCCCGTGGAGAATCTG TATATGGTGAAAATACAATTTGTGTTGGTTTTGCACGGCTGGGGAGTGAAGACCAGAAGGTGGTTGCTGGCTCAATGAAGCAACTTCTAACAGTCGACTTTGGGCCGCCATTGCATTGCTTAGTCATAGTAGGCAAAACACACCCTGTTGAAGAAGAAATGCTGGAATTTTATGGGCTTTAG
- the LOC125854208 gene encoding endoglucanase 10-like produces the protein MGEKSKKGGWCGWIIVLIVAAAAAGAIVVLVMKKHKDSSSDAASGASEKKYGDALKIAMQFFDVQKSGKLVNNKIPWRGDSAIKDGSQEKLDLSQGMFDAGDHMKFNFPMAYTATVLSWAILEYGDQMKGVGQLEPAQDSLKWITDYLINCHPKDNVLYIQVGDANADHKCWDRPEDMTEARPLIQINASTPGTEVAAETAAAMAAASLVFKSKNSGYSSNLLKHAKQLFTFADRYRGTYSENIPEVATYYNSTGYGDELLWAASWLYHATGDQTYFDYATGKNADSFGNFGNPTWFSWDSKLAGTQVLLSRVSFFNSKVSNSDTLQEYRKTAEAVMCGLLPKSPTATSSRTDSGLIWITQWNALQHPVASAFLAVVYSDYMRTSKTEKMTCDGNEYTPSDLRKFAMSQANYVLGDNPAKMSYLVGYGDKYPQYVHHRGASIPTDADTNCKEGWKYLDSTEPNPNVATGGLVGGPFLNETYIDSRNNSIQGEPTTYNSAVIVGLLSGLVSTSSVVQSFT, from the exons ATGGGAGAGAAATCAAAAAAAGGGGGTTGGTGTGGATGGATTATAGTTTTGATAGTGGCTGCTGCGGCTGCTGGAGCCATTGTGGTACTTGTTATGAAGAAGCATAAAGATTCTAGCTCAGATGCTGCTTCTGGTGCTTCTGAAAAGAAATATGGAGATGCTCTGAAAATTGCAATGCAGTTCTTTGATGTCCAAAAAT CTGGGAAATTGGTAAATAATAAGATACCATGGAGAGGCGATTCAGCCATCAAAGATGGAAGTCAAGAAAAGTTAGACCTCAGTCAAGGAATGTTTGATGCTGGCGACCACATGAAATTTAATTTCCCAATGGCTTACACTGCCACTGTGTTGTCATGGGCCATCCTTGAGTATGGTGATCAGATGAAAGGTGTGGGCCAGTTGGAACCTGCTCAAGACTCACTCAAATGGATTACGGACTATCTTATCAATTGTCATCCAAAAGATAATGTTCTTTATATTCAG GTGGGTGATGCTAATGCTGACCATaaatgttgggacagacccgaGGACATGACTGAGGCGAGGCCTCTTATTCAGATAAATGCTTCTACCCCTGGAACAGAAGTTGCAGCTGAAACTGCAGCAGCTATGGCAGCAGCATCCCTGGTGTTCAAGTCGAAGAACTCAGGATACTCAAGTAACCTTCTTAAGCATGCTAAACAGTTGTTTACTTTTGCTGATAGATATAGAGGTACCTACAGTGAAAATATTCCTGAAGTCGCAACATATTACAATTCAACTGGATATGGAGACGAGCTCTTGTGGGCAGCAAGTTGGCTATATCATGCAACTGGGGATCAAACATATTTTGATTACGCGACTGGGAAAAATGCAGATTCTTTTGGTAATTTTGGAAATCCAACTTGGTTTAGCTGGGATAGCAAGCTAGCTGGTACTCAG GTTCTTTTATCCCGGGTCAGCTTCTTTAATTCCAAAGTCTCAAACTCGGACACACTTCAAGAGTATAGGAAAACTGCAGAAGCAGTAATGTGTGGTCTCTTACCAAAATCTCCGACAGCAACATCCAGCAGAACTGATA GTGGTTTGATATGGATAACTCAATGGAACGCGTTGCAGCATCCAGTAGCCTCTGCCTTCTTAGCTGTGGTGTACAGTGATTATATGCGCACTTCCAAGACTGAAAAAATGACTTGTGATGGTAATGAATATACACCATCTGATCTCAGAAAGTTTGCCATGTCCCAG GCCAATTATGTATTGGGCGACAATCCAGCAAAGATGAGTTATCTGGTAGGCTATGGGGACAAATATCCACAGTATGTTCACCATAGAGGGGCTTCCATTCCTACAGATGCCGATACTAATTGCAAAGAAGGTTGGAAGTATCTAGACTCAACTGAACCAAATCCCAACGTTGCAACTGGAGGCCTCGTTGGTGGTCCATTTCTTAATGAGACATATATCGATTCAAGGAACAACTCGATTCAAGGAGAGCCAACCACATACAATAGTGCTGTCATTGTTGGCCTTCTTTCTGGTTTGGTTTCCACTTCCTCAGTGGTTCAGTCTTTCACCTGA